In Planococcus shixiaomingii, the DNA window GTTCCACTCCCAGTCAAACTCTATCGGCCTTGATATTATCCAGATGATCAATTTTGCCGTGGACGAAGTCGAGAAAAACTTCAAGGGGCTTGTCATCGGCAACCAAGGAAAGAACTTCTGTGTCGGCGCCAACCTCGGCATGATTTTAATGGAAGCGCAAGACGACAATATTTTTGAATTGGATTTCACAATCAAAGCTTTCCAAAACGCCATGATGAAGATCAAATATTGTACGAAACCGGTTGTTGCAGCGCCATTTGGCATGTCTCTCGGCGGCGGTGCGGAAGTAGCGCTTCCTGCAGCGCATATCCAAGCTTCAATGGAAACGTATATGGGCTTAGTAGAAGCGGGCGTCGGACTGATTCCAGGCGGCGGCGGAAACAAAGAGCTTTATATTAAGCATTTGAAAGGCATGCCAAAAGGCGTGCTAGTGGACTATCAAAATGTTGCCAGCAAAGTGTTCGAGTCTATTGCGATGGCAAAAGTGTCGACTTCGGCAGAAGAAGCCCGTGAAAACAACTTCCTTAATTTTGTGGACGGCATCAGCGTCAATAGCGACCATCTGATCCATGATGCAAAACAAGCGGCATTGTCACTTTACGAAATGGGTTACCAAGCACCAAAACGCGAAAAAGTGCCAGTTACCGGGGAACCGGGATATGCAACCTTGCTGCTAGGAGCGGAAGGCATGCATTTGTCAGGCTACATTAGCGAATACGATTTGAAGATCGCCAAAAAACTGGCTTTTGTCTTATCAGGCGGAAAAGTTCCATACGGCACATTAGTGGATGAACAATACTTGCTCGATTTAGAGCGTGAAGCATTCTTAAGTTTAGTAGCACAACCGAAAACACAGCAGCGCATGCAGCATATGCTCGTTAAAGGCAAACCGCTGCGCAATTAATCGGAAACAAGAATTAGAGGAGGAAACACACATGCGCGAAGCAGTAATCGTATCCGGTGCTCGGACACCGGTCGGAAAAGCAAAAAAAGGATCTCTCGCAACTGTACGCCCGGATGATTTCGGCGCATTGGTTGTTAGAGAAGCATTAAACCGGGCAGATGGCTATGACGGACCTATCGATGATTTGATCATGGGTTGTGCGATGCCAGAAGCGGAACAAGGCATGAATATTGCCCGCAACATCGGCGCACTTGCTGGTCTACCTGAAACCGTATCAGCTGTAACGATCAACCGTTTCTGTTCATCCGGATTGCAATCAATCGCTTATGCGGCTGAACGCATTATGGTCGGTTCGGCAGAAGCGATCATTGCCGGCGGTGTGGAATCAATGAGCATGGTACCGATGATGGGCAACGTCATCCGCCCGAATGCGAAATTGGCAGAAACTGCGCCTCAGTATTATATGAGCATGGGCCACACGGCAGAACAAGTAGCAACGCAATACGGCGTCAGCCGTGAAGACCAGGATGCATTTTCAGTCCGTTCACACGAAAAAGCGGCGGTTGCCATCGCAGAAGGCCGTTTCGTCGAACAGATTGTTCCTGTAGAAGTTGTGCAGCGCTTTGTTGATGAAAACAATAAATACCAAGAAAAGAAATTCATGTTCGAAATGGACGAAGGCGTCCGCCACGGCACGACTATCCAAACTTTAAACAAGCTGCGTTCTGCCTTCTCGGCACGCGGCACGGTAACCGCCGGCAACTCGTCTCAAACGTCTGACGGCGCAGGAGCACTTCTCGTCATGGATCGTGAAAAAGCGGAAGCGCTAGGGCTTAAACCGATCGCCAAATTCCGTTCATTCGCAACAGGCGGCGTTCCACCGGAAGTAATGGGCATCGGCCCGATTGTCGCTATTCCAAAAGCATTGAAACTTGCCGGTTTAACGATTGAAGACATCGACGTCTGGGAACTGAACGAAGCATTCGCATCGCAATCGCTTGGCGTCATCCGCCATTTGAACATTGATATTGACAAAGTCAACTTCAACGGCGGCGCCATCGCACTAGGCCATCCGCTTGGAGCGACTGGCACGATTTTGACGCTTCGCATGATGAGCGAGTTAAAGCGCCAAGGCAAGCAATTCGGCGTCGTTACAATGTGCATCGGCGGCGGTATGGGCGCAGCAGGCGTCTTTGAAATGCTTTAAATCTGCTGCTATATAATTCGTTTCAATTTAGTAAGCGATCAAAAGCCGCTTCGACCGCTCAGAGGATGGCTCACGCTAGAAGCCAGGCCGCTTCGCTTGCCAGTCTTCTAGCTTCGCTCACCTCATGGTCGCGTCGGCGCTTGTGAATAAATCAAAATTTAAGAGATGCGAATTCGTCACTATTCTTATTAAATTTAAGATATGAAGGAAAACAGCGGAGACGCCTGCGGGATAGCGAGACAGCCGAGACCCCGCAGGGAGCGAAGCGACCGAGGAGGCTTGGCGCTCGCCCGCGGCAAGCGCAGCTGTTTTGCGGAATATCTATAGAAAACTAAATATAACCAACAAAATATAGGAGGAATATAAAATGGAACAGCAAAAAACATTGATCAAAGGCGGCAGTTTCTTAATCGAAGAGGCGGATCTTTCACGCGTTTTCACACCGGAAGACTTTACAGATGAGCACAAAATGATCGCTAAAACGACCGAGGAATATGTAGAAAACGAAGTAATGCCGGTTGTCGAAAACTTGGAAAACCATGAATTTGAACATTCCGTTCGTTTGTTGAAATCAGCTGGCGACCTTGGCCTTCTTGGTGCAGACGTTCCTGAACAGTATGGCGGCCTTGGATTGGACAAAATCGCTTCTGCGTTAATCGCTGAAAAAATGTCGAAAGCGGGCGGTTTCGGAATCACACACGGCGCGCACGTCGGAATCGGGTCATTGCCGATCGTCTTATTCGGCAACGAAGAACAAAAACAAAAATACTTGCCGCTTCTAGCAACAGGCGAAATGATCGCTGCTTACGCATTGACTGAACCAAGTTCTGGATCAGACGCACTTGGCGCGAAAACGACAGCGAAATTGAACGAAGCTGGAACACATTATGTATTGAACGGCGAAAAACAGTGGATTACCAATGCAGGATTCGCTGACGTCTTCATCGTTTACGCGAAAATTGATGGCGAACAATTCTCAGCTTTCATTGTGGAGCGCGAATATGACGGTGTATCCGTTGGACCGGAAGAAAAGAAAATGGGAATTAAATCCTCTTCAACCCGCACATTGGTCTTGCAGGATGCGCTAGTACCTGTTGAGAACTTATTAGGGGAAGCTGGCCGTGGCCACGTTATTGCGTTTAATATTTTGAACATCGGCCGCTATAAATTGGGTGTCGGTACAATCGGCGGAGCTAAATATGCGATGGAAATTACGATTCCATACACTAATCAGCGCCAGCAATTCAAAACACCGATTTCCTCATTCAACTTGACGCGTGAAAAATTGGCGACAATGGGATCTCATTTGTATGCAC includes these proteins:
- a CDS encoding acetyl-CoA C-acetyltransferase, yielding MREAVIVSGARTPVGKAKKGSLATVRPDDFGALVVREALNRADGYDGPIDDLIMGCAMPEAEQGMNIARNIGALAGLPETVSAVTINRFCSSGLQSIAYAAERIMVGSAEAIIAGGVESMSMVPMMGNVIRPNAKLAETAPQYYMSMGHTAEQVATQYGVSREDQDAFSVRSHEKAAVAIAEGRFVEQIVPVEVVQRFVDENNKYQEKKFMFEMDEGVRHGTTIQTLNKLRSAFSARGTVTAGNSSQTSDGAGALLVMDREKAEALGLKPIAKFRSFATGGVPPEVMGIGPIVAIPKALKLAGLTIEDIDVWELNEAFASQSLGVIRHLNIDIDKVNFNGGAIALGHPLGATGTILTLRMMSELKRQGKQFGVVTMCIGGGMGAAGVFEML
- a CDS encoding acyl-CoA dehydrogenase family protein; its protein translation is MEQQKTLIKGGSFLIEEADLSRVFTPEDFTDEHKMIAKTTEEYVENEVMPVVENLENHEFEHSVRLLKSAGDLGLLGADVPEQYGGLGLDKIASALIAEKMSKAGGFGITHGAHVGIGSLPIVLFGNEEQKQKYLPLLATGEMIAAYALTEPSSGSDALGAKTTAKLNEAGTHYVLNGEKQWITNAGFADVFIVYAKIDGEQFSAFIVEREYDGVSVGPEEKKMGIKSSSTRTLVLQDALVPVENLLGEAGRGHVIAFNILNIGRYKLGVGTIGGAKYAMEITIPYTNQRQQFKTPISSFNLTREKLATMGSHLYALESSVYRTVGLFEDRMSGFTDEEHANGKLVADSIAEFAVECSMNKFFGTETLDYIVDEGVQLHGGYGFMQEYPIEKAYRDSRINRIFEGTNEINRLLVPGTLIRKAMKGDLPLFQHAQKLQEELLMMMPEEVGTEALAQEKYLVRNAKKIALLAAGLAVQTYGPKLEQEQEVLVNIADIVSNVFAMESAVLRTEKAIAASAEEKAQQKLLYTQIYCQEAFDKIEKDAKETLLAAIEGDNQRMMLSALRKLTRSTPYNVIAKKREAAVKLIEAEKYVV